A genome region from Hydrogenoanaerobacterium saccharovorans includes the following:
- a CDS encoding DUF1667 domain-containing protein, protein MKKELTCIGCPKGCRISAEIQDGTILSIKGWQCKIGEKYAREELTLPTRMVTSLVKVYGRELPLSVKTAKPIDKSKVFDSLKEIASVRVMPPIRIGDVIVPNICETGIDVVATKEVW, encoded by the coding sequence ATGAAAAAGGAACTGACCTGCATCGGCTGCCCTAAGGGGTGCCGTATCAGCGCAGAAATACAAGACGGAACTATCCTTTCCATCAAAGGGTGGCAATGCAAAATCGGCGAAAAATATGCACGCGAAGAACTAACCTTGCCCACCCGCATGGTCACTTCGCTGGTAAAGGTTTACGGAAGAGAACTGCCACTCTCGGTAAAAACCGCAAAACCCATTGATAAAAGCAAAGTTTTTGACAGCCTAAAAGAAATTGCAAGCGTTCGTGTTATGCCGCCCATCCGCATTGGCGATGTGATTGTACCGAACATATGTGAAACAGGCATAGATGTAGTGGCAACCAAAGAAGTTTGGTAG
- the dhaK gene encoding dihydroxyacetone kinase subunit DhaK, translating to MKKLLNNIANTETEMIDGLCKAYPQYVRRLADTGVVVRTEKKKGKVALISGGGSGHEPAHGGYVGYGMLDAAVAGAIFTSPTPDQVYEGIKAVATGQGVLMIVKNYTGDVMNFEMASEMAQMDDIAVDYVVVNDDVAVKDSLYTTGRRGVAGTVLVHKIAGAKAEQGATLAEVKQTAQKVIDNVRTMGMAITPCIVPAAGKPGFELGEDEMEIGIGIHGEPGTHREPLKKANEIAEHLLEKILADIDYSGKEVAVLINGSGGTPLMELFVINNHVHDVLTKKGIRIYKTLVGNYMTSIEMCGFSISLLRLDDELKELLDAPADTPAFR from the coding sequence ATGAAAAAACTTCTTAACAATATTGCAAACACAGAGACCGAAATGATCGACGGCCTGTGCAAAGCCTATCCGCAATATGTCCGCCGTTTGGCAGACACGGGTGTGGTAGTACGTACTGAAAAAAAGAAAGGAAAAGTGGCTCTCATCAGCGGAGGGGGCAGCGGACATGAGCCCGCACATGGCGGGTACGTGGGGTACGGTATGCTGGATGCCGCCGTAGCAGGAGCGATCTTCACCTCCCCTACCCCCGACCAAGTTTACGAAGGCATCAAAGCCGTTGCAACAGGTCAAGGCGTGCTGATGATTGTAAAAAACTATACCGGCGATGTGATGAACTTTGAAATGGCAAGCGAAATGGCTCAAATGGACGACATTGCGGTAGATTACGTAGTGGTAAACGATGATGTAGCCGTAAAAGACAGCTTGTACACCACTGGCAGACGGGGCGTAGCCGGCACCGTTTTGGTACATAAAATTGCAGGTGCAAAAGCAGAACAGGGCGCAACTTTGGCGGAAGTGAAGCAAACCGCACAAAAAGTGATTGACAATGTGCGCACAATGGGAATGGCAATTACCCCTTGCATTGTTCCTGCAGCAGGCAAACCGGGTTTTGAGCTGGGTGAAGATGAAATGGAAATTGGCATCGGAATCCACGGTGAGCCCGGAACTCATCGCGAACCGCTGAAAAAGGCGAACGAAATAGCGGAGCATCTGCTTGAAAAAATATTGGCAGATATTGATTACAGCGGCAAAGAAGTTGCTGTACTAATCAACGGCTCGGGCGGTACCCCCTTAATGGAGCTGTTTGTGATTAACAACCACGTACATGATGTGCTTACAAAAAAAGGAATCCGCATTTATAAAACACTTGTCGGCAATTATATGACGTCGATTGAAATGTGCGGGTTTTCCATCTCTCTGCTGCGGCTGGATGATGAGCTCAAAGAGTTGCTTGATGCACCGGCTGATACACCCGCATTCCGCTAA
- the dhaL gene encoding dihydroxyacetone kinase subunit DhaL yields the protein MTDSKKLISVIETIAQVMHENKEFLTELDSAIGDSDHGINLDRGFQAVSEKLKSLESSNVDDILKAIGMTLISTVGGASGPLYGTAFLKAATVVKGQTNIDAQNFINMLKEAIDGIQYRGKAHRGEKTMLDSLIPAYETLADEYKRSKDFVSAMEKAITSAAAGVEYTKHIIATKGRASYLGERSLTHQDPGATSAMLLLRAILNSL from the coding sequence ATGACAGATTCTAAAAAGCTTATTTCAGTGATAGAAACCATTGCACAGGTGATGCATGAAAATAAAGAGTTTTTAACCGAACTGGACAGCGCCATTGGGGACAGTGACCACGGCATTAACCTGGACCGCGGCTTTCAGGCGGTAAGCGAAAAACTAAAGTCTCTTGAAAGCAGCAATGTGGATGATATTCTAAAGGCCATCGGTATGACGCTCATCTCTACCGTTGGCGGAGCCTCGGGCCCGTTGTATGGCACTGCATTTTTAAAAGCTGCAACGGTAGTAAAGGGGCAGACAAATATTGATGCACAAAACTTTATTAACATGCTGAAAGAAGCCATTGATGGGATACAATACCGCGGTAAAGCTCATCGCGGCGAAAAAACAATGCTGGATTCACTGATTCCCGCCTATGAAACACTCGCGGATGAATATAAGCGAAGCAAAGACTTTGTATCTGCAATGGAAAAGGCGATAACCTCTGCCGCCGCGGGGGTGGAATATACCAAGCATATCATCGCAACCAAAGGCAGGGCAAGTTATCTTGGCGAGCGCAGTTTAACGCATCAGGACCCCGGCGCAACATCGGCAATGCTGCTGCTTCGCGCCATTCTAAATTCTTTGTAA
- the dhaM gene encoding dihydroxyacetone kinase phosphoryl donor subunit DhaM, translated as MVGLVIVSHSEKLAQGVVELAHEMAKDAPIAAAGGMPDGSLGTCFERVYRAIESVYSEDGVLVLVDMGSAVMTAEMAIERHGGNIRIADSPLVEGAILAAIQSSIGCPIAQVELAAILSKSEDKL; from the coding sequence ATGGTAGGGTTGGTTATTGTATCGCATAGCGAAAAGCTGGCACAAGGTGTAGTAGAACTGGCGCATGAGATGGCAAAAGATGCGCCGATTGCCGCAGCAGGCGGTATGCCCGACGGGAGCCTTGGCACCTGTTTTGAACGTGTTTACCGTGCAATTGAATCGGTTTACAGCGAAGATGGGGTACTGGTATTGGTAGATATGGGCAGCGCCGTAATGACCGCCGAAATGGCGATTGAAAGGCATGGCGGCAATATCCGCATTGCAGACAGCCCGCTGGTAGAAGGTGCCATTCTTGCTGCAATCCAGTCATCCATCGGCTGCCCGATTGCCCAGGTAGAACTCGCCGCAATTTTAAGTAAAAGCGAAGATAAGCTGTAA
- a CDS encoding FeoA family protein: protein MNENVSTLYTIPEGKTAKVNYLLATGSMRRRLQDIGLIEGTDVECLQKSPSGDPVAYLIRGAVIALRSEDSSKILVTCN, encoded by the coding sequence ATGAATGAAAATGTATCGACTTTATATACAATTCCTGAAGGAAAAACTGCAAAAGTGAATTATTTGCTTGCCACAGGCAGCATGCGCAGGCGGTTGCAGGATATTGGATTGATTGAGGGCACCGATGTTGAGTGCCTGCAAAAAAGCCCCTCGGGTGACCCGGTTGCCTACTTAATCAGAGGTGCGGTAATTGCACTGAGATCGGAAGATTCTTCTAAAATTTTAGTTACTTGTAACTGA
- a CDS encoding metal-dependent transcriptional regulator, with product MENNEYRTLKGYKLKNNRKITDAMEDYLEMICRYAKQDGYARINHIASMLSVRPSSASKMVGNLKELGYVDAEPYGIIKLTQKGWELGNYLLYRHDVLHEFLCLINHTKDEIEQVEQIEHFFDEKTIENLEQLVNQLKNSSFYPSLP from the coding sequence ATGGAAAACAATGAATATCGGACACTTAAGGGATACAAGCTTAAAAATAACCGTAAAATAACCGACGCGATGGAAGATTATCTTGAAATGATTTGCCGTTACGCAAAACAGGATGGATATGCCCGCATCAACCATATTGCCTCTATGCTAAGCGTAAGGCCTTCTTCGGCATCCAAAATGGTGGGTAATCTAAAAGAATTAGGGTATGTAGATGCCGAGCCGTACGGCATTATAAAACTTACCCAAAAGGGTTGGGAACTGGGCAACTACCTTTTATACCGCCATGATGTTTTGCACGAGTTTTTGTGCTTGATTAACCACACCAAAGATGAAATTGAGCAAGTGGAACAAATCGAACATTTTTTTGATGAAAAAACCATAGAAAATTTAGAACAGCTGGTAAATCAGCTGAAAAACTCTTCTTTCTATCCTTCATTACCTTAA
- a CDS encoding sodium-dependent transporter produces MGQNKNLKPKLENSNFNSKIGFILASVGSAVGMGNIWMFPYRLGSYGGAAFLIPYFLFVILFGIVGLSGEFGLGRLTGTGPIGSYDYAMKTRGKKGGAFFGAIPLFGSLGIAIGYAIIVGWVLRTIWGSLSGSLFTTDSAEYFSQMTGAFGSVPWHFAVIALTVIILLGGVLQGIEKVNKIMMPTFFILFLIIAVRVAFLPGSIEGYQYLLVPKWEFLLKPMTWIMAMGQAFFSLSITGSGMIIYGSYLSKKEDIPFSAGMTAFLDTCAALLSGFAIIPAVFAFGMDPKSGPPLMFITLPKVFSQMPMGKLFATLFFISVLFAGITSLVNMFEVCAEAAQKKLKLRRTPAVLLVGALVFAVGVFIEYEPYMGAWMDAITVYVVPFGALLGAIMIYWVLGTQKINQELNLGRKKPIGKVFNFFGKYVYIILAAAVFILGIVYGGIG; encoded by the coding sequence TTGGGTCAAAACAAAAATCTAAAGCCAAAGCTTGAAAACAGCAACTTTAACAGCAAAATTGGCTTTATACTGGCATCCGTTGGGTCGGCAGTGGGTATGGGTAATATTTGGATGTTCCCCTACCGTTTGGGTTCTTACGGCGGCGCAGCGTTTTTAATCCCCTATTTTCTTTTTGTTATTTTATTTGGTATTGTAGGCCTTTCAGGTGAGTTTGGGCTTGGCCGCTTAACCGGAACGGGGCCCATTGGCTCTTACGATTACGCCATGAAAACGCGCGGTAAAAAAGGCGGGGCGTTTTTCGGCGCAATCCCTTTGTTCGGCAGCCTTGGCATTGCAATTGGTTATGCCATCATCGTTGGGTGGGTACTTCGTACTATTTGGGGCTCCCTATCGGGCAGCCTTTTTACTACCGATTCTGCCGAGTATTTTTCGCAAATGACAGGTGCGTTCGGCAGCGTACCATGGCACTTTGCAGTTATTGCACTTACGGTAATTATATTACTCGGCGGTGTTTTGCAAGGCATTGAAAAAGTAAATAAAATTATGATGCCTACCTTTTTTATTTTATTTTTGATTATTGCTGTACGCGTCGCTTTTCTGCCCGGCTCTATTGAAGGATATCAGTATCTGCTTGTACCCAAGTGGGAATTTTTACTGAAGCCCATGACATGGATTATGGCAATGGGACAAGCCTTTTTCTCGCTATCAATTACCGGTTCGGGCATGATTATTTATGGCAGTTACTTAAGCAAAAAAGAGGATATCCCCTTCTCTGCAGGTATGACCGCATTTTTAGATACCTGTGCCGCACTCCTTTCCGGTTTTGCCATCATCCCCGCAGTGTTTGCGTTTGGTATGGACCCTAAAAGCGGACCTCCGCTGATGTTTATTACTCTGCCAAAAGTATTTTCGCAAATGCCTATGGGTAAATTATTTGCAACCCTGTTTTTTATTTCGGTACTATTTGCCGGTATTACTTCTTTAGTAAATATGTTTGAAGTATGTGCCGAAGCAGCGCAAAAAAAATTAAAACTGCGCCGTACTCCTGCCGTGCTGCTGGTTGGTGCTTTGGTATTTGCGGTGGGTGTGTTCATAGAATATGAGCCTTACATGGGGGCATGGATGGATGCAATCACCGTGTATGTTGTGCCGTTTGGCGCGCTGCTGGGCGCAATTATGATTTATTGGGTGTTGGGTACGCAAAAAATCAACCAAGAATTAAATCTCGGCCGTAAAAAACCGATTGGTAAAGTGTTCAACTTTTTTGGCAAATACGTTTATATCATTCTTGCCGCTGCAGTATTTATTTTAGGCATTGTATACGGCGGCATCGGATAA
- a CDS encoding uracil-DNA glycosylase: protein MLNSWETLRETVMQCEKCELCKTRTNVVFGVGVPHAKIMLIGEGPGENEDLQGEPFVGRGGQLLDKMLKAVDLYRDKNIYIANMVKCRPPQNRDPKQEETEACIGFLRNQVALIKPKIIVCLGRVSAMKIISPNFKVTKEHGLWFERNGVLMMGTFHPAALLRNPNNKPDGLEDFIKVKAKAMELCPEIFD from the coding sequence ATGCTAAATTCTTGGGAGACATTGCGTGAAACGGTTATGCAATGCGAAAAATGTGAGCTTTGTAAAACCAGAACCAATGTAGTGTTTGGCGTTGGTGTGCCTCATGCAAAGATTATGTTGATTGGTGAGGGCCCCGGTGAAAACGAGGACTTGCAAGGTGAACCGTTTGTAGGACGGGGCGGCCAGTTGCTGGATAAAATGCTGAAAGCGGTAGACCTTTACCGTGATAAAAACATTTACATAGCCAATATGGTAAAATGCCGTCCACCCCAAAATCGAGACCCAAAACAGGAAGAAACCGAGGCATGTATTGGTTTTCTCCGTAACCAAGTCGCTTTGATTAAGCCAAAAATAATTGTGTGTTTAGGCAGAGTAAGCGCCATGAAAATTATAAGCCCCAATTTTAAAGTAACAAAAGAGCATGGGCTTTGGTTTGAACGAAACGGAGTTCTGATGATGGGAACATTTCATCCGGCTGCTTTGCTGCGCAACCCCAACAATAAACCCGATGGGCTGGAAGATTTTATTAAAGTAAAAGCAAAAGCAATGGAGCTTTGCCCCGAAATTTTTGATTGA
- a CDS encoding PduL/EutD family phosphate acyltransferase: protein MAKKILIETSARHIHLTEADLETLFGKGAKLTPKKDLSQPGQYACVERLDVVGPKKTIPNVSILGPTRPATQIEVSYTDARTLGLSAPVRESGDVAGSAGCKLVGPCGEVELTEGVIVAKRHIHLTPEAATEFGVSDKEIVSVKCAGKDRALTFGDVVVRVSPKFSPAMHIDTDEANAAAAFGEFYGEIIK from the coding sequence ATGGCAAAAAAAATATTAATCGAAACTTCTGCACGTCACATTCATTTGACTGAGGCAGACCTTGAAACACTGTTTGGCAAAGGTGCTAAACTTACACCGAAAAAAGATTTATCTCAGCCGGGGCAATACGCTTGTGTAGAGAGACTGGATGTTGTAGGACCTAAAAAGACGATTCCAAACGTTTCAATCCTTGGCCCGACAAGACCTGCTACCCAAATAGAAGTTTCTTACACCGATGCAAGAACTCTTGGTCTGTCTGCTCCCGTCAGAGAGTCGGGCGATGTAGCGGGCAGTGCAGGCTGCAAATTGGTTGGCCCTTGTGGCGAAGTTGAGCTTACTGAGGGTGTTATCGTTGCTAAACGTCACATCCATCTTACTCCGGAAGCTGCTACCGAATTTGGTGTTTCTGATAAGGAAATTGTTTCTGTTAAATGCGCAGGCAAAGACAGAGCACTTACTTTTGGTGATGTTGTCGTGAGAGTTTCTCCGAAGTTCTCGCCTGCAATGCACATCGATACCGACGAAGCAAATGCTGCAGCTGCATTTGGCGAATTCTATGGTGAAATCATAAAATAA
- a CDS encoding LPXTG cell wall anchor domain-containing protein translates to MIKKYAKFFASVSVLLITIITTAVTAFAINPNTGDNSNVPLVMGIAGGALLLIIIALAVTGKKGKNKKK, encoded by the coding sequence ATGATTAAAAAATATGCAAAATTTTTTGCATCTGTTTCGGTTTTATTAATTACTATAATTACAACAGCTGTAACTGCTTTTGCAATAAACCCCAACACTGGTGATAATTCAAATGTGCCGCTTGTTATGGGTATTGCCGGCGGTGCACTGCTGCTTATTATAATTGCTTTGGCTGTTACCGGTAAAAAAGGGAAGAATAAAAAGAAATAA
- a CDS encoding alpha/beta-type small acid-soluble spore protein, which yields MANSNKLVVPQAREALNKFKMESANEVGVNLKQGYNGDLTSKQAGSVGGQMVKKMIEAYENSIK from the coding sequence ATGGCAAACAGTAACAAACTTGTAGTTCCTCAGGCAAGAGAGGCTCTTAATAAGTTCAAAATGGAGTCTGCTAACGAAGTAGGCGTTAACTTGAAACAAGGTTACAACGGCGACCTTACCTCGAAACAGGCTGGTTCTGTCGGCGGTCAGATGGTTAAGAAAATGATCGAAGCTTACGAGAACTCTATCAAATAA
- a CDS encoding carbohydrate-binding family 9-like protein: MYQIAILDDKSQLKLGHTFEVSCYNWGGTYRPKTIGSLVFIKEEGFFLHMRCDESDPLRRYTKANDPVYTDSCMEAFLSFYPGSEKSGYINFEMNANGALLCAYGESRHNRQYITDVGITPPVPKVKLEASFWELELMIPLTFIKAVYGRCDFEEAQVLRGNFFKVGENDVNLHFASFMPITSEKPDFHLPNFFSNFILTKPTNK; this comes from the coding sequence TTGTATCAAATAGCGATTTTAGATGATAAATCTCAATTGAAACTGGGGCATACTTTTGAAGTGTCTTGCTACAACTGGGGCGGAACTTATCGCCCAAAAACCATAGGATCTCTTGTTTTTATAAAAGAAGAAGGTTTTTTTCTGCATATGAGATGCGATGAATCAGACCCTCTGCGCCGTTATACCAAAGCAAACGATCCTGTCTATACCGACAGTTGCATGGAAGCGTTTTTATCATTTTATCCGGGATCGGAAAAAAGCGGTTATATCAACTTTGAGATGAACGCCAACGGCGCATTATTGTGTGCATACGGAGAATCTCGCCATAACCGTCAATACATAACCGATGTCGGAATTACACCGCCTGTGCCCAAAGTGAAACTGGAAGCCTCTTTTTGGGAATTGGAGCTGATGATTCCGCTTACATTTATAAAAGCTGTTTACGGCAGATGTGATTTTGAAGAGGCGCAGGTGCTTCGCGGCAACTTTTTTAAAGTAGGTGAAAACGATGTGAATTTGCATTTTGCAAGTTTTATGCCCATTACATCCGAAAAACCTGATTTTCATCTACCAAACTTTTTCAGCAATTTTATACTTACTAAACCAACAAATAAATAA
- a CDS encoding magnesium transporter CorA family protein, with protein MINYYKTIDNRITQIEAIEEGCWVSAICPTESEVVFLTESLGIDQGFIKSSLDEEETSRIEQEEDQTLLIVDLPLAEKQTENTILYTTMPIGIVMLPKQLVTITLKNNPLINEFADGMVKNVQTKLKNQFLFTMLLRIAARYLQFLKQIDKLSMRMEHQLHKSMKNKELIQLLGLEKSLVYFSTSLKANELTMEKILRGRIIKLYEEDQDLLEDVLIETKQAIEMCNIYASILSGTMDAFASVISNNLNIVMKVLTSITILMAIPTMVSSFYGMNVTGLPMPYFWFPCVLAAVLTVIVAVILVKKNMFY; from the coding sequence ATGATAAACTACTACAAAACCATCGATAATCGCATTACTCAAATTGAAGCTATTGAAGAAGGCTGTTGGGTAAGCGCTATTTGCCCTACTGAAAGTGAAGTTGTATTCCTCACTGAAAGCCTGGGGATTGACCAGGGCTTTATTAAATCGTCTCTTGACGAAGAAGAGACTTCGCGCATTGAGCAGGAGGAAGACCAAACTTTGTTGATTGTGGACTTACCTCTTGCAGAAAAACAGACTGAAAACACCATTTTATATACTACAATGCCGATTGGTATTGTGATGCTGCCGAAACAGTTGGTTACCATTACCCTCAAAAACAATCCGCTCATCAACGAATTCGCGGATGGTATGGTAAAAAATGTGCAGACAAAGTTAAAAAATCAGTTTTTGTTCACCATGCTTTTGCGTATTGCGGCACGTTACCTTCAGTTTTTAAAACAGATTGATAAATTGTCAATGCGTATGGAGCATCAGCTGCACAAATCGATGAAAAATAAAGAACTTATTCAGCTGTTGGGTTTGGAAAAATCACTTGTTTACTTTTCAACATCGCTTAAAGCGAACGAATTGACCATGGAGAAAATTCTGCGTGGGCGTATTATTAAGCTGTATGAAGAAGACCAAGATTTGCTAGAGGATGTACTAATTGAAACCAAGCAGGCAATTGAAATGTGTAACATTTACGCCAGCATTCTTTCCGGTACGATGGATGCGTTTGCATCGGTCATTTCCAACAACCTGAACATTGTCATGAAAGTTCTTACATCAATCACTATTTTAATGGCAATCCCAACGATGGTATCCAGTTTTTACGGTATGAATGTCACTGGGCTGCCCATGCCGTACTTCTGGTTCCCTTGTGTGCTGGCTGCAGTGTTAACTGTAATTGTCGCGGTGATTCTTGTCAAAAAGAATATGTTTTATTAA
- a CDS encoding peptidase U32 family protein, whose amino-acid sequence MADLIRPEVLAPAGDRERLNAAVLFGADAVYVGGKEFGMRSSPMNFSLDELKQAVEYAHQNGVRVYLTCNTVPTNDEMDRLPQYLQDAAACGIDALIVADMGVMMTAKRVVPDLELHMSTQVGIVNYVTARELHQMGAKRVVLARELSFDDIRRIRDKVPESLEIECFVHGAMCMSFSGRCLLSHYMVGRDANRGECAQPCRWGYHLMEEKRPNEFYPVYEDENGSYILNAKDLCMIEHIDKLADAGINSFKIEGRAKSAYYVAVVTNAYRNAVDSYLRDPRHFQLEAWIEEETRKVSHREYSSGFYFGAPENGQCYKNGGYVRSYDVVATVDECRDGRMYITQRNRFFAGDELEVLMPKAGFVPFVAREIFNEFDEPMQSACHAMQKLYIPTHKIFPPGSILRKLK is encoded by the coding sequence ATGGCTGATTTAATTAGACCCGAGGTGCTTGCGCCAGCGGGGGACAGAGAACGACTCAATGCTGCGGTGCTGTTTGGCGCGGACGCGGTTTACGTTGGCGGTAAAGAATTTGGTATGCGTTCGTCACCTATGAACTTTTCGCTGGACGAGCTGAAACAGGCGGTGGAGTATGCCCACCAAAACGGTGTGCGCGTTTACCTTACCTGCAATACGGTGCCCACCAATGATGAAATGGACAGGCTGCCGCAATATTTGCAGGATGCCGCTGCCTGCGGCATTGATGCACTCATCGTAGCGGATATGGGCGTAATGATGACGGCAAAACGGGTGGTACCCGATTTGGAACTGCATATGTCCACACAGGTGGGCATCGTAAACTATGTAACTGCACGTGAACTGCACCAAATGGGGGCAAAACGTGTGGTGCTTGCGCGAGAATTGAGCTTTGATGATATCCGCCGCATTCGCGATAAAGTGCCCGAAAGCCTTGAAATTGAATGCTTTGTGCATGGTGCGATGTGTATGTCGTTTTCGGGGCGCTGCCTGCTGTCGCATTATATGGTGGGCAGGGACGCCAACCGAGGTGAATGTGCACAGCCATGCCGTTGGGGGTATCACCTGATGGAGGAGAAACGCCCCAATGAATTTTACCCTGTGTATGAGGATGAAAACGGCTCTTATATTTTAAATGCCAAAGACCTGTGTATGATTGAACACATCGATAAGCTTGCGGATGCAGGCATTAACAGCTTTAAGATAGAAGGCAGAGCTAAATCTGCTTATTATGTGGCAGTGGTTACAAATGCTTACCGCAACGCGGTAGACAGCTATCTGCGTGACCCGCGGCATTTTCAACTCGAAGCATGGATTGAGGAAGAAACACGCAAGGTAAGCCACCGTGAGTATTCTTCAGGATTTTATTTCGGCGCACCCGAAAACGGGCAATGTTACAAAAATGGAGGTTACGTACGAAGCTACGATGTAGTTGCAACGGTTGATGAATGCCGCGACGGCAGGATGTATATTACCCAACGTAACCGCTTTTTTGCAGGGGATGAATTAGAAGTACTCATGCCTAAGGCAGGGTTTGTCCCGTTTGTTGCACGTGAAATTTTTAATGAGTTTGACGAACCGATGCAAAGTGCCTGCCATGCCATGCAAAAGCTGTATATCCCTACTCACAAGATATTCCCGCCGGGCAGTATTCTTCGCAAATTAAAATAG
- the mltG gene encoding endolytic transglycosylase MltG → MDINDKENDGINGFEASIPPVPPPHRPVKHRVPQQPSGARNNRPQRAKQPKPKKKYRVMRALLITVGLVALGAFLAFFALESASDMLGLAQDDKTITVKIPEGSGTGDIAKILKQSGVIETPLTFRLYSKFKKADGKYQFGEYILNSNMSYSQIIIALKSGNDRQDVVKISFPEGLTIWEIGKKLEENNVCTAQEFADTLQKEPFEYDFMKDIPANNPSRFYKYEGYIFPNTYDFFVGENPVSVAKKFFNSFNENITAEMYDRMKELGLTLDETITLASIIQKEASYPQDMNAVSGVFHNRFAQEDTYPQMQSDVTIFYVEKFIKPRLTTANQAMYDAYNTYKCTGLPAGPIANPGVDAIKAALYPDSNEYYYFLTDKEGKFYYAKTMAEHEKNIYAASKVGDVNGIATD, encoded by the coding sequence ATGGATATCAACGATAAAGAAAATGACGGAATAAACGGGTTTGAGGCGAGTATACCACCGGTACCCCCGCCTCACCGCCCTGTAAAACACAGAGTGCCGCAGCAGCCTTCAGGGGCGCGAAACAATCGCCCCCAAAGAGCCAAGCAGCCCAAACCAAAAAAGAAATATCGTGTTATGCGTGCGCTCCTCATCACGGTCGGTCTGGTTGCACTGGGTGCATTTTTGGCATTTTTTGCGTTGGAGAGTGCAAGCGACATGCTGGGGCTTGCTCAAGACGATAAAACCATAACCGTCAAAATCCCGGAGGGCTCCGGTACGGGCGATATTGCAAAAATTTTAAAACAAAGCGGCGTCATAGAAACTCCCTTGACTTTCCGCCTTTATTCCAAATTTAAAAAAGCAGACGGAAAATACCAGTTTGGTGAATATATTCTTAATTCCAATATGAGCTATAGCCAGATTATTATTGCGCTAAAGAGCGGCAATGATAGGCAGGACGTTGTCAAAATTTCGTTCCCCGAAGGGCTGACCATTTGGGAAATAGGTAAAAAACTGGAAGAAAACAATGTTTGCACCGCACAAGAGTTTGCAGATACACTTCAAAAAGAACCCTTTGAATACGATTTTATGAAGGATATCCCTGCAAACAATCCTTCGCGCTTTTATAAATACGAGGGTTATATTTTCCCCAACACTTACGATTTCTTTGTGGGCGAAAACCCTGTATCGGTAGCTAAAAAATTCTTTAACAGCTTTAACGAAAATATTACTGCCGAAATGTACGACCGTATGAAAGAACTTGGTTTGACGTTGGACGAGACGATTACACTTGCATCCATCATTCAAAAAGAGGCAAGCTACCCGCAGGATATGAATGCGGTATCGGGTGTATTCCACAACCGTTTTGCACAAGAGGATACCTATCCGCAAATGCAGTCTGACGTTACGATTTTCTATGTTGAAAAGTTTATTAAACCACGGCTTACCACGGCAAATCAAGCGATGTACGATGCATACAACACCTATAAATGCACCGGGTTGCCCGCAGGCCCCATTGCAAACCCCGGAGTTGATGCAATTAAAGCAGCGCTCTATCCCGATTCCAATGAATACTATTATTTCCTTACCGACAAAGAAGGCAAGTTCTATTATGCAAAAACCATGGCGGAGCATGAAAAAAATATTTATGCGGCAAGCAAAGTTGGCGATGTAAACGGAATTGCCACTGATTAA